A part of Phoenix dactylifera cultivar Barhee BC4 chromosome 2, palm_55x_up_171113_PBpolish2nd_filt_p, whole genome shotgun sequence genomic DNA contains:
- the LOC103711814 gene encoding cytochrome P450 CYP82D47-like, translating into MDASHLHYLAFLLLPCLLLVLVSNQWLAKKSKSAKRRNKAPQPGGAWPVLGHLHLLGSHNNIGRSLKAVADAVGPVFALRLGAHPALVVSTWEAAKECFTANDKALAGRPPSTASKLMCYNNAMVGFSPYGSYWRQLRRILTLELLSHARLASLAHVRASEVGAFAKSLFGVCRKVEGGAARVEMNKWFQELTFNVVVRMVAGKRCFGCGAVDDGGSREARRFTGAMHRMMELLGAFVVSDVVPFLRWMDLGGYERAMKRTAAEMDGIIGGWLREHRQRRSEGRGEGKEDFMDVMLSAIEKEGELFSDHDPDTVIKANSLALIIGGTDTTSVTMTWVLALLLNHPNVLRKAREELDSRVGKERNVDESDVEKLVYLQAIVKETLRLYPPGPVLIPHQAMEECQVRGFDVPAGTRVLVNAWAIQHDPEVWPDPSAFRPERFLTSHKDVDIRGRHFELLPFGSGRRACPGASFALQVLHLTLARVIHGFHMRTPGGGPVDMTEGKGATLPKATPLHVLVAPRLSPELYQ; encoded by the exons ATGGATGCTTCCCATCTTCACTATCTTGCGTTTCTACTTCTTCCTTGCCTTCTTCTGGTTCTTGTCTCCAACCAATGGCTGGCCAAGAAGTCCAAGTCGGCCAAGAGAAGAAACAAAGCCCCCCAACCGGGCGGCGCGTGGCCAGTCCTTGGCCACCTCCACCTGCTTGGCTCCCACAACAACATCGGCCGGTCGCTGAAAGCGGTGGCTGATGCCGTCGGGCCTGTCTTTGCACTCAGGCTCGGCGCGCACCCAGCCCTGGTTGTCAGCACTTGGGAGGCCGCCAAGGAGTGCTTCACCGCCAATGACAAGGCCCTCGCCGGCCGCCCCCCGAGCACTGCCAGCAAGCTCATGTGCTACAACAACGCCATGGTGGGCTTCTCCCCCTACGGGTCCTATTGGCGCCAACTCCGCAGGATCTTGACCCTGGAGCTCCTCTCCCACGCCCGGCTCGCCTCCCTTGCTCACGTCCGGGCCTCGGAGGTCGGTGCATTCGCTAAGTCCCTCTTCGGGGTATGTCGTAAGGTCGAGGGGGGGGCGGCGAGGGTGGAGATGAACAAATGGTTTCAGGAGCTGACGTTCAACGTGGTAGTAAGGATGGTGGCGGGGAAGAGGTGCTTCGGGTGTGGCGCCGTTGATGACGGCGGCAGCAGGGAGGCTCGGAGGTTCACCGGAGCGATGCACCGGATGATGGAGCTCTTGGGAGCCTTTGTGGTCTCCGACGTGGTGCCGTTCCTCAGGTGGATGGACCTGGGCGGCTACGAGAGGGCGATGAAGCGCACCGCGGCGGAGATGGACGGTATCATTGGAGGGTGGTTGAGGGAGCACCGGCAGAGGAGGTCAGAAGGGCGGGGTGAGGGAAAGGAAGACTTCATGGATGTGATGCTGTCGGCAATTGAGAAGGAAGGGGAGCTGTTTTCCGACCATGATCCGGATACGGTCATCAAGGCGAATTCCCTG GCTCTCATAATAGGTGGCACGGACACCACAAGCGTGACCATGACCTGGGTCCTGGCCCTACTGCTGAACCATCCCAACGTTCTAAGGAAGGCCCGAGAAGAGCTGGACAGCCGTGTGGGCAAGGAGCGCAACGTCGACGAGTCGGACGTGGAGAAGCTGGTCTACCTCCAGGCCATTGTCAAGGAGACACTTCGGCTGTACCCGCCTGGTCCAGTCCTGATCCCCCACCAGGCCATGGAGGAGTGCCAGGTGAGGGGCTTCGACGTTCCGGCTGGCACCCGAGTGCTAGTTAATGCATGGGCAATCCAGCATGATCCAGAGGTGTGGCCGGACCCATCGGCCTTCCGGCCGGAGAGGTTTCTGACGAGCCACAAGGACGTCGACATCCGGGGCCGGCACTTCGAGCTCCTGCCGTTCGGGTCGGGCCGGCGGGCATGCCCGGGGGCGTCGTTTGCGCTGCAGGTCCTGCACCTGACGCTCGCTCGCGTTATCCATGGCTTCCATATGAGGACGCCTGGAGGTGGCCCTGTGGACATGACCGAGGGCAAAGGTGCTACTCTACCCAAGGCCACTCCATTGCATGTCCTCGTCGCCCCACGGCTATCTCCTGAGCTCTACCAATAA